A window of Tolypothrix sp. NIES-4075 contains these coding sequences:
- the ssuD gene encoding FMNH2-dependent alkanesulfonate monooxygenase encodes MQLLWFIPTHGEGRYLGTAIGGRTVNFDYWRQIAQAVDHLGFTGALLPTGRSCEDAWVLASALVTHTKKMRFLVAIRPGLMSPGVAARMAATFDRVSGGRLLINVVTGGDPVELAGDGLHLSHDDRYKLTDEFLTVWRQIAASETANFQGDYLNIQDGKLLFPPVQKPYPPLWFGGSSPIAKGIAAKHVDVYLTWGEPPAQVAEKIAAVRRLAEAEGRTLRFGIRLHVIVRETESQAWDAANDLIRYVDEDAIAKSQKAYARMDSEGQRRMGELHHGSREALEISPNLWAGIGLVRGGAGTALVGDPDTVAKRMLEYADLGIETFIFSGYPHLEEAYRVAELLFPRLPLENLPVLEPQMTSPFGEVVANREFPEQVKERTAATVD; translated from the coding sequence ATGCAACTACTTTGGTTTATTCCCACACACGGAGAAGGACGCTATCTCGGCACTGCGATCGGCGGACGGACAGTTAACTTTGATTACTGGCGACAGATTGCTCAAGCAGTGGATCACTTGGGCTTTACAGGTGCTTTATTACCCACAGGGCGTTCTTGTGAAGATGCTTGGGTTTTGGCATCAGCGCTGGTAACGCATACAAAAAAAATGCGGTTTTTGGTGGCAATTCGTCCGGGGTTAATGTCGCCAGGAGTAGCAGCGCGAATGGCAGCGACGTTCGATCGCGTTTCTGGTGGGCGCTTGCTAATTAACGTGGTTACAGGTGGCGATCCCGTAGAATTGGCGGGGGATGGTTTGCACCTTTCTCATGACGATCGCTACAAACTCACAGACGAATTTTTAACAGTGTGGCGACAGATAGCTGCAAGTGAAACTGCTAACTTCCAAGGCGATTATCTCAACATCCAAGATGGGAAGCTACTGTTTCCACCCGTGCAGAAACCTTATCCACCTTTGTGGTTTGGTGGTTCTTCACCCATAGCTAAAGGTATTGCCGCCAAACACGTAGATGTCTACTTAACTTGGGGTGAACCACCCGCACAAGTTGCTGAAAAAATTGCCGCAGTCCGTCGGTTGGCAGAAGCCGAAGGCAGAACACTCCGCTTTGGTATTCGTTTACATGTAATTGTGCGCGAAACTGAATCTCAAGCTTGGGATGCGGCAAATGATTTGATTCGCTATGTGGATGAAGATGCGATCGCCAAAAGTCAAAAAGCTTATGCTCGTATGGACTCAGAAGGGCAACGCCGGATGGGAGAATTACATCATGGTAGTCGAGAAGCTTTGGAAATTAGCCCGAATTTGTGGGCAGGAATCGGTTTAGTGCGCGGTGGTGCGGGAACTGCTTTAGTCGGCGATCCCGATACGGTTGCCAAGAGAATGTTAGAGTATGCAGACTTGGGAATTGAGACTTTCATCTTTTCTGGCTATCCCCATTTAGAAGAAGCCTACCGCGTTGCCGAATTACTTTTCCCTCGTTTACCTTTGGAAAATTTACCTGTTTTAGAACCACAGATGACTAGTCCATTTGGCGAAGTAGTCGCCAATCGGGAGTTCCCCGAACAAGTCAAAGAAAGAACCGCAGCTACCGTAGATTAA
- a CDS encoding FAD/NAD(P)-binding protein — translation MNNDIRKMIIYPNTIAIIGGGLSGSLVAANMMRNATIPLFIKLIERNQEVGRGVAYGTSVDSHLLNVPACKMSAFPDQPNHFLNWLHKNGYEEVKASTFVPRKIYGDYVQATLNEAEANAPAYVMLERIMDEAIAIRKKSDNLIVELSSGECLQVQKAVLALGNFPASLPKPVASLENNRNIRDAWSSDAIADLNPEDSILLIGTGLTMVDAVIALHQKGFPGKIHAVSRHGLKPCSHKATTPLPTFIDVETAPKTARELLHLVRQQVRTAITQGQDWQAVIDALRPVTEEIWQTLSLNEQKRFLRHVKAYWEVHRHRIAPEIADVLDAAMQSGQLNYHAGRIQTCREFDNKVAVTIKERETQAEIVLQVNRILNCTGSNSNYRKLQHPLLESLQEQQLMRPNALSMGIDTAVSGALIDADGNASKLLYTLGTPRKGNLWETTAVGEIRVQAANLAIELLKSINFRPYVVDEKPAMLFRQLFDKESSTYTYLIADPETKEAILVDPVLEQVERDMQILRELGLTLRYSLETHIHADHIAGTSKLRDMTGCLSIMPENAQTTCADRYIADKSMLQLGNVQIQAIATPGHTDSHMAYLVNNTHLLTGDALFIRGCGRTDFQNGDAGLLYDVVTQKLFTLPDDTLVYPGHDYHGQTVSTIAEEKRWNPRFAGRSRSQFIILMNNLNLPFPKKMSSAVPANQHGGKALVALDYQI, via the coding sequence ATGAATAACGACATTAGAAAAATGATTATTTATCCTAACACAATCGCTATTATTGGCGGTGGCTTAAGTGGTTCTTTGGTAGCAGCAAATATGATGCGAAATGCAACCATCCCACTGTTCATTAAGTTAATTGAGCGCAATCAAGAAGTAGGTAGAGGAGTTGCTTACGGTACGTCAGTTGACTCTCATTTGCTCAACGTTCCGGCTTGTAAGATGAGCGCGTTTCCCGATCAACCAAATCACTTTTTAAACTGGTTGCATAAAAACGGATATGAAGAGGTAAAAGCATCTACCTTCGTTCCACGTAAGATTTATGGAGATTATGTGCAAGCGACTTTGAACGAAGCAGAGGCAAATGCTCCAGCTTATGTGATGTTAGAGCGAATTATGGATGAAGCGATCGCCATTCGTAAGAAAAGCGATAATCTCATCGTTGAATTGAGTAGCGGTGAGTGTTTGCAGGTTCAAAAAGCTGTGCTAGCATTAGGAAATTTCCCCGCGTCTCTACCAAAACCAGTTGCTTCTCTAGAGAATAATCGCAATATTAGAGATGCTTGGTCAAGTGATGCGATCGCTGATTTAAACCCAGAAGATTCCATTTTGTTGATTGGAACCGGACTAACGATGGTAGATGCGGTTATTGCCTTGCACCAAAAAGGATTTCCGGGAAAAATTCATGCTGTCTCCCGTCATGGATTGAAACCGTGCAGTCACAAAGCAACAACTCCATTACCGACATTTATTGATGTAGAAACTGCACCAAAAACTGCACGAGAACTACTGCATTTAGTACGTCAGCAAGTACGAACCGCAATTACTCAAGGGCAAGATTGGCAAGCGGTAATTGATGCATTGCGTCCGGTTACTGAAGAAATTTGGCAAACACTTTCTTTGAATGAACAAAAAAGATTTCTGCGTCATGTCAAAGCTTATTGGGAAGTTCACCGGCATCGAATTGCCCCAGAAATTGCTGATGTGCTGGATGCAGCTATGCAATCTGGTCAACTAAACTACCATGCAGGTAGAATTCAAACTTGTCGCGAGTTTGACAATAAAGTAGCCGTGACCATTAAAGAACGAGAAACACAAGCAGAGATTGTTTTACAGGTTAACCGAATTCTCAACTGTACTGGTTCAAATTCTAACTACCGCAAATTGCAACATCCATTACTAGAGAGCTTGCAAGAACAACAATTGATGCGTCCTAACGCTTTATCAATGGGAATTGATACTGCTGTCAGCGGTGCGCTGATTGATGCAGATGGAAATGCTTCTAAATTGTTGTATACATTAGGAACACCGCGCAAAGGTAATCTTTGGGAAACTACTGCTGTTGGAGAAATTCGCGTTCAAGCTGCAAATTTGGCTATTGAGTTACTGAAATCCATTAATTTCAGACCTTATGTTGTTGATGAAAAACCAGCCATGCTATTTCGTCAACTTTTCGACAAAGAGTCAAGTACATACACGTACTTAATAGCTGACCCAGAAACCAAAGAAGCTATTCTCGTAGACCCGGTATTAGAGCAAGTTGAACGCGACATGCAAATATTACGAGAACTGGGGCTGACTTTGCGCTATAGTTTGGAAACTCATATTCATGCTGACCACATTGCAGGGACAAGTAAACTTAGGGATATGACGGGTTGTCTAAGTATTATGCCTGAGAATGCCCAGACGACTTGTGCGGACAGGTATATTGCTGATAAAAGTATGTTGCAATTGGGCAACGTTCAAATTCAGGCGATCGCTACTCCCGGACACACTGACAGTCACATGGCTTACCTGGTAAATAATACTCACTTGTTAACCGGAGATGCGCTATTTATCCGGGGTTGCGGTCGTACTGATTTCCAAAACGGTGATGCTGGACTACTGTATGATGTCGTCACCCAGAAGCTATTTACCTTACCAGATGATACCCTGGTATATCCCGGTCACGACTACCACGGACAAACGGTGTCTACTATTGCTGAAGAAAAGCGCTGGAATCCCCGATTTGCCGGACGCAGCCGCAGCCAGTTTATCATCTTAATGAATAACTTGAATCTGCCCTTTCCGAAAAAAATGTCATCAGCTGTACCTGCAAATCAACATGGTGG
- a CDS encoding HEPN domain-containing protein encodes MNKPIKHIGNFEHKVNDVASEYENLALADEEAGVFLLSNGKYPHAAYFFVQAMEKYVRYRIFSLVNPNTEYFRKRTTTHSLDQLLDFLIEIVSSNSVVQEQVKEQLYTHVLGGVRFGKLHNDLRYPSFSDRYESYSMLRVTQKDAAFTHEKLQRLKNFLKDIHRLAR; translated from the coding sequence ATGAATAAGCCGATCAAGCATATTGGTAATTTTGAGCATAAAGTGAATGATGTGGCATCAGAATATGAAAATTTAGCTCTTGCAGATGAGGAAGCTGGTGTTTTCCTGCTCAGTAACGGGAAATATCCACACGCAGCTTATTTCTTTGTTCAGGCAATGGAGAAATATGTGCGATACAGGATATTCTCCCTTGTAAATCCAAATACTGAATACTTCAGGAAACGAACTACAACGCACAGCTTAGACCAATTGTTGGATTTCCTTATTGAAATCGTTTCTAGCAATTCTGTTGTTCAAGAACAGGTGAAAGAGCAACTATATACACATGTACTAGGTGGAGTTAGATTCGGAAAGCTGCATAACGATTTACGATACCCAAGTTTTTCCGATCGCTACGAGTCTTACTCGATGCTACGAGTGACACAGAAAGACGCAGCTTTTACCCATGAAAAACTTCAGAGGCTTAAGAATTTTCTCAAAGATATTCATAGGCTTGCTCGATAA
- a CDS encoding GNAT family N-acetyltransferase — MTAIHKNMSILKLHNFSSDYFTDMIAESLNADFPAIQRLADEWISKANRFDRNGEALFVAKEGDRIIGVCGLNIDPYANSATTGRVRHLYVMLEHRRRGIGRTLVERVIDEASLNFDRLHLRTHSNVADQFYRAIGFTRYYGDEYCTHRLELGKRA, encoded by the coding sequence ATGACCGCTATTCACAAAAATATGTCAATCTTAAAGCTTCACAACTTCTCATCAGACTATTTTACCGATATGATCGCCGAAAGCTTGAACGCAGATTTCCCGGCTATTCAGCGTTTAGCTGACGAGTGGATTTCAAAAGCGAATCGATTTGACCGCAATGGGGAAGCATTATTCGTCGCTAAAGAAGGCGATCGCATTATCGGTGTTTGCGGTTTGAATATCGATCCCTATGCAAATTCTGCAACTACCGGACGTGTGCGGCATTTGTATGTCATGCTTGAGCATCGTCGCAGAGGTATTGGTCGCACTTTAGTTGAACGAGTTATAGATGAGGCAAGCTTGAACTTCGATCGCCTTCATCTACGCACCCATAGTAATGTGGCTGATCAGTTCTATCGCGCAATTGGTTTTACTCGATATTACGGTGATGAATACTGCACTCATAGGCTTGAATTAGGAAAGCGTGCCTAA
- the ssuE gene encoding NADPH-dependent FMN reductase has protein sequence MAHILGIVGSPSHPSRTYGLVEYAAKILSKQGFTVDIISARDIPAEDLVFGRYDSPALEKPKALLEKASGVIIATPIYKAAYTGVLKAFLDLLPQKALAGKVILPLATGGTIAHLLSIEYALKPVLSELGARHILSTIYTVDKQIQIQPDGSIQLDAEVEQRLQDVVLDLVKAIDISPVTKEVAHAG, from the coding sequence ATGGCTCATATTTTAGGAATTGTAGGCAGTCCTTCTCATCCTTCCCGAACCTATGGCTTAGTTGAGTATGCCGCCAAAATCCTCTCAAAACAGGGTTTCACTGTAGATATCATTTCGGCGCGTGATATCCCTGCGGAAGATTTGGTCTTTGGACGTTACGATAGTCCCGCTTTGGAAAAACCGAAAGCTTTATTAGAAAAAGCTTCGGGTGTGATTATTGCAACACCAATTTACAAGGCAGCATACACAGGTGTCCTAAAAGCTTTTTTGGATTTATTACCGCAGAAAGCCTTAGCCGGAAAAGTTATACTCCCACTTGCCACAGGTGGGACGATCGCTCATTTATTGTCTATAGAATATGCTTTGAAACCTGTGCTGTCAGAATTAGGAGCTAGGCACATACTAAGCACTATTTACACCGTAGACAAGCAAATTCAAATACAGCCAGATGGAAGCATCCAGTTAGATGCAGAAGTTGAGCAGAGATTACAGGATGTTGTACTTGATTTGGTAAAAGCGATCGATATTTCTCCTGTTACGAAAGAAGTCGCTCATGCTGGTTAA
- a CDS encoding ATP-binding cassette domain-containing protein — MTKMTGKADRLEMPANFPKSVILETQELTRRFDKFTAVDALNISVTSGEVFGLLGPNGAGKSTVIKMLTTLLPPTAGRATIAGYDVTHQQDAVRKVIGYVPQALSADGSLTGYENLLIFAKLYDIPSKQRRERIRDVLAFMNLEEPSDRLVRTYSGGMIRKLEIAQSILHRPQIMFLDEPTVGLDPVARSQVWNLVEELRADYGTTIFLTTHFLEEADSLCNRVAIMNRGKVIATGSPSDLKAALGTNATLDDVFIHYTGDELASGVSYRDTAKTRRNARRLG, encoded by the coding sequence GTGACGAAAATGACAGGAAAAGCCGATCGCTTGGAAATGCCTGCCAACTTTCCGAAATCGGTCATATTGGAAACCCAGGAACTCACGCGCAGATTTGATAAATTCACTGCCGTTGATGCCCTAAATATCTCTGTCACATCTGGAGAAGTATTTGGCTTGCTCGGTCCCAATGGGGCAGGTAAAAGTACAGTTATCAAGATGTTGACAACGCTACTACCCCCAACTGCTGGACGGGCAACTATCGCTGGCTATGATGTAACTCATCAGCAAGATGCTGTGAGAAAAGTCATCGGTTATGTACCCCAAGCTCTTTCTGCTGATGGCAGTCTTACAGGCTATGAAAATCTCTTAATCTTTGCCAAGCTGTATGACATTCCCTCTAAACAACGCAGAGAGCGCATCCGTGATGTGTTGGCGTTTATGAATTTGGAAGAACCAAGCGATCGCTTAGTCAGAACTTACTCTGGTGGGATGATTCGCAAGCTAGAAATAGCCCAATCGATCTTGCATCGACCGCAAATTATGTTTCTCGATGAGCCAACAGTCGGACTCGATCCGGTTGCTCGCAGCCAAGTTTGGAATCTTGTGGAGGAACTTCGTGCAGATTACGGCACAACCATATTTTTAACGACTCATTTTTTAGAAGAAGCTGATAGTTTGTGTAATCGGGTAGCAATTATGAATCGGGGTAAAGTGATTGCGACAGGTTCACCCAGCGATTTAAAAGCTGCTTTAGGTACAAACGCTACCTTAGATGATGTCTTTATCCACTATACAGGGGACGAATTAGCGTCAGGAGTTAGTTATCGTGACACAGCAAAAACCAGACGTAACGCTCGACGGTTGGGTTGA